In Onychostoma macrolepis isolate SWU-2019 chromosome 04, ASM1243209v1, whole genome shotgun sequence, one DNA window encodes the following:
- the LOC131538816 gene encoding C-type lectin domain family 4 member E-like, with the protein MNKGSIMDSEDRIERTVDIYISAEAVRDMKHKKNTEDFNTTTTTTTTTRKPQHTGSDGVKIRSSRAAVVCLVLVCVLLLTAVIVLCVTFTQERNQLLTNNMNLTEERDQLKSEKNYHRKFSAGVCQFFSLNGGWKCHQSSLYLISSEKKSWTESRRYCTDRRADLIIINNTEEQDFVKNISGGDLVWIGLTDRDVEGRWKWVDGSDVTFRFWQPGEPNSFQGKEEDCAVNRSPGWADYPCDYSSKWICEKSIFK; encoded by the exons ATGAATAAAGGTTCAATAATGGACTCAGAAGACCGAATAGAAAGGACTGTTGATATCTACATCAGTGCAGAGGCTGTAAGAGACATGAAACATAAGAAAAACACAGAGGACTtcaacacaacaacaacaacaacaacaacaacacgaAAACCTCAACACACAG GAAGTGATGGTGTGAAGATCAGGAGCTCCAGAGCAGCTGTGGTGTGTTTGGTGCTGGTGTGTGTTCTTCTGCTGACCGCAGTCATAGTGCTGTGTGTCACCTTCACTCAAGAGAGAAATCAGCTACTAACCAACAACATGAACCTCACAGAAGAGAGAGACCAGttgaaatcagaaaaaaattatcatCGGAAGTTTTCTGCTGGTGTTTGCCAGTTCTTCAGTCTAAACG GTGGATGGAAGTGCCATCAATCCAGTCTTTACTTAATTTCCTCTGAGAAGAAGAGCTGGACTGAGAGCAGAAGATACTGTACAGACAGAAGAGCAGATCTGATCATCATAAACAACACAGAGGAAcaa GATTTTGTGAAGAACATTTCTGGTGGTGATTTAGTCTGGATTGGTCTGACCGACAGAGATGTGGAGGGCAGATGGAAATGGGTTGATGGCAGCGATGTGACCTTTAG GTTCTGGCAGCCTGGAGAACCGAATAGCTTCCAGGGAAAAGAGGAAGACTGTGCTGTAAATCGCTCACCAGGATGGGCTGATTATCCATGTGATTATTCATCTAAATGGATCTGTGAGAAGAGTATTTTTAAATGA
- the LOC131538815 gene encoding gastrula zinc finger protein XlCGF49.1-like has product MVFIKEESEDMKIEETFRVKQEQTDPKSLKEENQELKEKEQTCFHQTENTLSQQGAQKTRSHFTCQQCGKCYSSKGSLIVHMRVHTGEKPYTCKQCGESFNRSASLKIHMRIHTGEKRFSCQQCGKKFSQNGHLITHMRIHTGENPFTCPQCGKRFNRKGNLTVHMRIHTGEKPFKCKQCGMGFTQKASLNAHIRIHTGEKPFVCSQCGKSFRFRVAFNQHIRMHSIENSFICCQCGRNFTDRKHLKSHVRIHI; this is encoded by the exons ATGGTGTTTATTAAAGAAGAGAGCGAAGACATGAAGATTGAAGAAACGTTCAGAGTCAAAcaagaacaaacag ACCCAAAGTCACTGAAGGAGGAGAATCAAGAACTGAAAGAAAAGGAACAAACATGCTTTCATCAGACTGAAAATACTTTGTCACAACAAGGAGCTCAGAAGACCAGAAGTCatttcacctgccaacagtgtggaaagtgtTATAGTAGTAAAGGAAGTCTTATTgtccacatgagagttcacacagGAGAAAAGCCTTACACGTGCAAACAGTGTGGAGAGAGTTTCAATCGATCAGCAAGCCTTAAAatccacatgagaattcacactggagagaaacggTTTTCTTGCCAGCAGTGTGGAAAGAAGTTCAGTCAAAATGGACACCTTATTACCCacatgaggattcacactggagaaaaccCATTCACCTGCCCACAGTGTGGAAAAAGATTCAATCGAAAAGGAAACCTGACagtccacatgagaattcacactggagagaagcctttcaaaTGCAAACAGTGTGGAATGGGCTTCACTCAAAAAGCAAGTCTTAATGCCCACAtaagaattcacactggagagaagccattTGTATGcagtcagtgtggaaagagtttcagattTAGAGTAGCCTttaatcagcacattagaatgcaTTCAATAGAGAACAGTTTTATATGTTGTCAGTGTGGAAGGAATTTCACAGACAGGAAACACCTTAAGAGTCATGTAAGAATTCACATCTAA
- the LOC131538788 gene encoding uncharacterized protein LOC131538788, which yields MEVSLPIFPKSLGQVPACHFAFLQLLFSCHQYVDNTNDALGLAFTDLINSFGVKQNVTGPTHCFNHTLDLIISHGIDLTDIDIVPQSDDVTDHFLVSCMLHITDINYMAPRYRPGRTIVPATKDRFTNNLPDLSQLLCVPINTHELDEMTSNMSTIFSNTLEAVAPIKLKKVREKRTAPWYNSYTHSLKKKTRNLERKWRKTNLEVFRIAWKNSMSSYRQALKAARIEHIRKLTENNQNNPRFLFSTVARLTNNQTPPNLNIPSQFNSNDFMNFFTDKIDNIRNITNVTLDHKTSLKCYFFKLSFIHHMKAK from the coding sequence ATGGAAGTCTCTCTACCCATTTTCCCCAAATCTCTCGGACAGGTGCCAGCTTGTCATTTTGCTTTCCTGCAGCTCTTGTTCTCTTGTCATCAATacgttgataatacaaatgatgcaTTAGGACTTGCAtttactgacctaataaactcttttggagtcaagcaaaatgtcaccgggcccactcattgttttaatcatacgctagatttaattatatcgcatggaattgatcttactgatatagatatcgtacctcaaagtgatgatgttactgaccatttccttgtatcgtgcatgctgcatattactgatattaactatatggctccgCGTTATCGCCCAGGAagaactattgttccagccactaaagacagattcacaaataacctgcctgatttatctcaactgctctgtgtacccataaatacacatgaactagacgaaatgactagcaacatgagcactatcttctctaatacattagaagctgttgcccccatcaaattgaaaaaggttagagaaaaacgtactgcgccatggtacaacagttatacccattctctcaagaaaaaaactcgtaatcttgagcgcaaatggagaaaaactaacttggaagtttttagaattgcgtggaaaaacagtatgtccagctatagacaggctctaaaagctgccaggATCGAGCATATCCGAAAACTCAcagaaaataaccaaaacaatccaaggtttttatttagcacagtggctagacTAACAAATAACCAGACGCCACCCaatctaaatattccctcacagtttaatagtaatgactttatgaatttcttcactgataaaatagataacatcagaaatataacaaatgtgaccctggaccacaaaaccagtcttaagtgttatttttttaaattgagttttatacatcacatgaaagctaaataa